Proteins from a genomic interval of Anabrus simplex isolate iqAnaSimp1 chromosome 13, ASM4041472v1, whole genome shotgun sequence:
- the LOC136884635 gene encoding cuticle protein 21-like encodes MAYKFVVFAALVAVAKAGILGAPAVYAPGAPVSYAAPAYAHGPVSYAAPAYAHAPVAYAAPAYAHGPVAYAAAPAVAKVAAPVAVDTDYDPNPSYSYSYDIQDALTGDSKGQQESRQGDVVQGSYSLVEPDGTRRTVEYHADPVNGFNAVVHREPAVAAVAKVAAPVAVAHAPVAAPLAYGHGYAAPLAYGGYAAPYGYGHTKAILG; translated from the exons ATGGCTTACAAG TTTGTCGTCTTTGCCGCCCTTGTGGCCGTAGCTAAGGCCGGTATCCTTGGCGCACCCGCCGTCTACGCTCCAGGCGCACCTGTATCCTATGCCGCCCCTGCATACGCCCACGGACCTGTATCCTATGCTGCCCCTGCCTACGCCCACGCACCTGTAGCCTACGCCGCCCCTGCCTATGCCCACGGACCTGTAGCCTACGCCGCTGCTCCCGCCGTTGCCAAGGTCGCCGCTCCCGTCGCCGTTGACACCGACTACGACCCCAACCCAAGCTACAGCTACTCCTACGACATCCAGGACGCTCTGACCGGAGACTCCAAGGGACAGCAGGAGAGCCGTCAAGGAGATGTTGTCCAGGGTAGCTACAGCTTGGTTGAGCCCGATGGCACCCGTCGTACTGTAGAGTACCACGCTGACCCAGTCAATGGATTCAACGCCGTTGTCCACCGTGAACCCGCTGTTGCTGCTGTTGCCAAGGTTGCTGCTCCCGTTGCTGTCGCTCATGCTCCCGTAGCTGCTCCTCTGGCTTACGGACATGGCTATGCTGCCCCTCTAGCTTACGGAGGTTATGCTGCTCCTTACGGCTATGGCCACACTAAGGCCATCCTTGGTTAA